One region of Chaetodon auriga isolate fChaAug3 chromosome 5, fChaAug3.hap1, whole genome shotgun sequence genomic DNA includes:
- the agtpbp1 gene encoding cytosolic carboxypeptidase 1 isoform X1, protein MNKPKMATEKGVPSNSRVLMLLGQLERMNGEAMVRDVEMARQVTAKILHLIQTQEKSGKEVMSKGSSGMEVILASLENHRDVQTTLNILYILSELLTVGRGRRVGVFVSKGGTGILFQILIAASKELPPSEELMLQLHSLLAKVGPKDRKFGVRARLSGALNVTVNLMKQNLQNSKLLLPCLQVLRVYSSNLVNAISLGKNGVVELMFKVVSPYSKKNTSLLKVALDALGALLKSKTNARRAVDGGHVSVLLALYLDWHRNDTRHRHMLIRKGLLVCLRNITNIKLGRKAFIEADGMRILYNSSTECLPVRTLDPLINTSSLIMRKCFPKNRLPLPTIKSAFHYHLPHVPAAGPVAQLYNQPPGGRKIPQLCSKPLKKVDDVVDESDDNEEMDADTENDTENEEDEKDEFCVNDDIETDLNKLHPKKSPGRPFEELRVYERFFLELSEDFQGYKFECSKSASTTSSSSSSSSASTQSTRPIIVPTAQALSPKHVPVLSSQEDCNPTKGKHSLLSSSAPAPAAPLTPLELDTIQLTKDQDKKEEGYIPSPDTCTTLSSLTMPPSQGQMIEQQLAHVLECVSLEEEGVLNAEEGGGGRGVKQDGSPVNATRHIQSPLLLGGIATRRVGGGGSNWGSDCGSEGTEDEGGEGAVLEVPDTALLLPLHDPDLYVEMVKGTQSVPHYAEVAYPDYFGHVAPTFKEPLLERIYGVQRSKIFQDIERLIHPNDILDKVVYDLDIPSCPVIEDSGESLKFNSQFESGNLRKAVQVRKYEYDLVLNSDINSNHYHQWFYFEVSGMRVGTTYRFNIINCEKSNSQFNYGMQVLMYSVQEAISGRPRWVRTGTDICYYKNHFARSSIAAGGQKGKSYYTQTFSISFSHKDDVCYFAYHYPYTYSTLKMHLSKLEALRTPQIYLRQDVLCETLGGNSCPLVTITAMPESNSNDHICQFRNRPLIFLSARVHPGETNASWVMKGTLEFLMGTSPLATSLREAYIFKIVPMLNPDGVINGNHRCSLSGEDLNRQWQNPNPELHPTIYHTKSLLQYLAHLQRAPLVFCDYHGHSRKKNVFMYGCSVKETVWQSSITATSSDLQEDLGYRALPKILSQIAPAFSMASCSFVVERSKESTARVVVWREIGVQRSYTMESTLCGCDQGKYKGLQIGTKELEEMGAQFCVGLLRLKRLTGLHNHQHLLDLENDIIGTQSKVASSSTTTYVLEEDEPSFLEAIDYSAESNDEDGEPENEHGGEVHDNPDQQDHLSDSETNNRD, encoded by the exons AGAAGAGCGGAAAAGAGGTGATGTCCAAAGGCTCCAGTGGCATGGAGGTCATCCTGGCTTCACTGGAG AACCACCGGGATGTCCAGACCACTCTGAACATTTTGTACATTCTCAGTGAGCTGCTGACTGTGG GCAGAGGTCGCAGGGTGGGAGTATTTGTGTCTAAAGGAGGAACAGGGATATTATTCCAGATTCTGATAGCTGCCAGTAAAGAGTTGCCTCCCAGTGAGGAACTCATGTTGCAGCTTCACTCACTGCTGGCCAAGGTGGGCCCAAAAG acagaaagttTGGAGTGAGGGCGCGTTTGAGTGGAGCTCTGAACGTCACAGTCAACTTAATGAAACAAAACCTACAGAACAGCAAACTGCTTCTGCCCTGCCTGCAGGTCCTCAGGGTTTACTCTAGTAACT TGGTGAATGCTATTTCTTTGGGCAAGAACGGAGTGGTGGAACTGATGTTCAAAGTCGTCTCGCCGTACAGCAAAAAGAACACCAGCCTGCTCAA AGTCGCCCTGGATGCACTGGGAGCACTGCTTAAATCCA AAACAAATGCCCGTCGTGCAGTTGATGGTGGACACGTGTCCGTCTTGCTGGCTCTGTACCTGGACTGGCATCGCAATGACACTCGGCATCGCCACATGCTGATTCGCAAAGGGCTGCTGGTCTGCCTCAGGAACATCACCAACATCAAGCTCGGCAGGAAAGCCTTCATAGAAGCTGATGGCATGAGGATCCTCTACAACTCATCCACT gagTGTCTCCCGGTGCGGACCCTGGATCCTCTGATCAACACTTCCAGTCTCATCATGAGGAAGTGTTTTCCGAAGAACCGCCTGCCTCTGCCCACCATCAAATCGGCCTTCCACTACCACCTGccacatgttcctgctgcagggCCTGTGGCACAGCTGTACAACCAGCCACCTGGGG GAAGAAAGAttcctcagctctgcagcaagCCCTTAAAGAAGG TGGATGACGTGGTGGACGAAAGTGACGATAACGAGGAGATGGACGCAGACACAGAGAACGATACTGAGAACGAAGAGGATGAGAAGGATGAGTTCTGCGTG AATGACGACATAGAGACAGACCTAAACAAGCTACATCCCAAAAAAAGCCCTGGACGTCCTTTTGAGGAGTTGAGGGTCTATGAGAGGTTCTTCTTGGAGCTTTCTGAAGACTTCCAG GGTTATAAATTTGAATGCTCAAAGAGTGCCTCTACCACATCttcatcgtcatcctcatcatcgGCCTCAACTCAGTCCACTCGGCCCATCATAGTGCCCACAGCTCAAGCCCTGTCCCCGAAGCACGTCCCTGTACTGAGCTCTCAGGAGGATTGCAATCCTACCAAAGGAAAACACTCTCTGCTGTCTTCTTCTGCGCCCGCTCCCGCtgctcctctgactcctctcgaACTGGACACCATCCAGCTCACTAAGGACCAAGACAAAAAAGAGGAGGGCTACATTCCTTCCCCCGACACATGTACGACTTTGTCCTCCCTCACCATGCCTCCTTCTCAAGGGCAGATGATAGAACAGCAACTAGCACACGTGTTGGAGTGTGTCTCCCTAGAAGAGGAGGGAGTCTTGAACGcggaagaaggaggaggaggaaggggagtcAAACAAGACGGATCCCCAGTCAATGCCACGAGACACATAcagtctcctctgctcctgggGGGCATCGCAACTCGTcgtgtgggaggaggaggcagtaACTGGGGTTCAGACTGTGGCTCAGAGGGCACTGAGGATGAGGGAGGTGAAGGAGCAGTTCTGGAGGTGCCAGACACGGCGCTGCTCCTCCCACTGCATGACCCCGACCTTTACGTGGAGATGGTGAAGGGAACACAGTCTGTACCCCATTATGCTGAAGTGGCCTACCCGGACTACTTTGGCCATGTAGCCCCAACCTTTAAGGAGCCCCTCCTGGAGAGAATTTATGGTGTCCAGAG GTCTAAGATTTTCCAGGACATTGAGCGGTTGATTCACCCTAATGATATCCTGGATAAAGTAGTTTACGACCTGGACATCCCGAG TTGTCCTGTGATTGAAGACAGTGGAGAATCCCTGAAGTTCAACTCTCAGTTTGAGTCTGGCAACCTCAGGAAGGCAGTTCAAGTTCGGAA atATGAGTATGACCTTGTGCTGAATTCAGACATCAACAGTAATCACTACCACCAGTGGTTCTACTTTGAGGTGAGCGGCATGCGTGTTGGAACTACCTACCGCTTCAACATCATCAACTGTGAGAAGTCAAACAGCCAGTTCAACTACG gcATGCAGGTGCTGATGTACTCTGTGCAGGAGGCGATCAGTGGCAGGCCTCGCTGGGTCAGAACAGGAACAGACATCTGTTACTACAA GAATCATTTTGCGAGGAGTTCTATTGCTGCTGGTGGTCAGAAAGGGAAATCCTATTATACACAGACCTTCAGCATAAGCTTCAGCCATAAGGATGATGTGTGCTACTTTGCATATCATTACCCTTATACATACTCCACTCTGAAG ATGCACCTGTCCAAGCTGGAGGCTCTGAGGACCCCTCAGATCTACCTGAGACAGGACGTCCTGTGTGAAACTCTGGGGGGAAACAGCTGCCCCCTTGTCACCATCACTGCCATGCCGGAGTCCAACTCCAACGATCACATCTGTCAGTTCA GGAATCGTCCATTGATCTTCCTGTCTGCCAGAGTGCACCCTGGAGAGACCAACGCCAGCTGGGTAATGAAGGGCACGCTGGAGTTCCTGATGGGCACCAGCCCGCTTGCAACCAGCCTGAGAGAGGCCTACATCTTCAAGATAGTCCCCATGCTCAACCCTGATGGGGTTATAAATGGAAA TCATCGTTGTTCTCTGAGTGGAGAGGATTTGAATCGGCAGTGGCAGAACCCCAATCCTGAGCTCCACCCCACGATCTACCACACTAAGAGCCTGCTGCAGTACCTTGCACACTTACAAAGGGCACCACTG GTGTTTTGCGACTACCACGGTCATTCCAGAAAGAAGAACGTGTTCATGTACGGCTGCAGCGTGAAAGAGACGGTGTGGCAGTCCAGTATCACTGCGACATCCAGTGACTTACAGGAGGACCTTGGATACAGg gcGCTTCCTAAGATCCTGTCCCAGATCGCCCCAGCCTTCAGCATGGCGAGCTGTAGTTTTGTTGTGGAGCGCTCCAAAGAGTCAACGGCCCGTGTTGTTGTGTGGAGAGAGATCGGAGTACAACGCAGCTACACCATGGAGAGCACGCTCTGTGGCTGTGACCAGGGCAAATACAAA GGTCTTCAGATCGGCAccaaagagctggaggagatgggAGCTCAGTTCTGTGTGGGCCTactgaggctgaagaggctgaCGGGGCTCCACAACCACCAACACCTGCTGGATTTGGAGAATGACATCATCGGGACACAGTCTAAAGTGGCCAG
- the agtpbp1 gene encoding cytosolic carboxypeptidase 1 isoform X4 — MNKPKMATEKGVPSNSRVLMLLGQLERMNGEAMVRDVEMARQVTAKILHLIQTQEKSGKEVMSKGSSGMEVILASLENHRDVQTTLNILYILSELLTVGRGRRVGVFVSKGGTGILFQILIAASKELPPSEELMLQLHSLLAKVGPKDRKFGVRARLSGALNVTVNLMKQNLQNSKLLLPCLQVLRVYSSNLVNAISLGKNGVVELMFKVVSPYSKKNTSLLKVALDALGALLKSKTNARRAVDGGHVSVLLALYLDWHRNDTRHRHMLIRKGLLVCLRNITNIKLGRKAFIEADGMRILYNSSTECLPVRTLDPLINTSSLIMRKCFPKNRLPLPTIKSAFHYHLPHVPAAGPVAQLYNQPPGVDDVVDESDDNEEMDADTENDTENEEDEKDEFCVNDDIETDLNKLHPKKSPGRPFEELRVYERFFLELSEDFQGYKFECSKSASTTSSSSSSSSASTQSTRPIIVPTAQALSPKHVPVLSSQEDCNPTKGKHSLLSSSAPAPAAPLTPLELDTIQLTKDQDKKEEGYIPSPDTCTTLSSLTMPPSQGQMIEQQLAHVLECVSLEEEGVLNAEEGGGGRGVKQDGSPVNATRHIQSPLLLGGIATRRVGGGGSNWGSDCGSEGTEDEGGEGAVLEVPDTALLLPLHDPDLYVEMVKGTQSVPHYAEVAYPDYFGHVAPTFKEPLLERIYGVQRSKIFQDIERLIHPNDILDKVVYDLDIPSCPVIEDSGESLKFNSQFESGNLRKAVQVRKYEYDLVLNSDINSNHYHQWFYFEVSGMRVGTTYRFNIINCEKSNSQFNYGMQVLMYSVQEAISGRPRWVRTGTDICYYKNHFARSSIAAGGQKGKSYYTQTFSISFSHKDDVCYFAYHYPYTYSTLKMHLSKLEALRTPQIYLRQDVLCETLGGNSCPLVTITAMPESNSNDHICQFRNRPLIFLSARVHPGETNASWVMKGTLEFLMGTSPLATSLREAYIFKIVPMLNPDGVINGNHRCSLSGEDLNRQWQNPNPELHPTIYHTKSLLQYLAHLQRAPLVFCDYHGHSRKKNVFMYGCSVKETVWQSSITATSSDLQEDLGYRALPKILSQIAPAFSMASCSFVVERSKESTARVVVWREIGVQRSYTMESTLCGCDQGKYKGLQIGTKELEEMGAQFCVGLLRLKRLTGLHNHQHLLDLENDIIGTQSKVASSTTTYVLEEDEPSFLEAIDYSAESNDEDGEPENEHGGEVHDNPDQQDHLSDSETNNRD, encoded by the exons AGAAGAGCGGAAAAGAGGTGATGTCCAAAGGCTCCAGTGGCATGGAGGTCATCCTGGCTTCACTGGAG AACCACCGGGATGTCCAGACCACTCTGAACATTTTGTACATTCTCAGTGAGCTGCTGACTGTGG GCAGAGGTCGCAGGGTGGGAGTATTTGTGTCTAAAGGAGGAACAGGGATATTATTCCAGATTCTGATAGCTGCCAGTAAAGAGTTGCCTCCCAGTGAGGAACTCATGTTGCAGCTTCACTCACTGCTGGCCAAGGTGGGCCCAAAAG acagaaagttTGGAGTGAGGGCGCGTTTGAGTGGAGCTCTGAACGTCACAGTCAACTTAATGAAACAAAACCTACAGAACAGCAAACTGCTTCTGCCCTGCCTGCAGGTCCTCAGGGTTTACTCTAGTAACT TGGTGAATGCTATTTCTTTGGGCAAGAACGGAGTGGTGGAACTGATGTTCAAAGTCGTCTCGCCGTACAGCAAAAAGAACACCAGCCTGCTCAA AGTCGCCCTGGATGCACTGGGAGCACTGCTTAAATCCA AAACAAATGCCCGTCGTGCAGTTGATGGTGGACACGTGTCCGTCTTGCTGGCTCTGTACCTGGACTGGCATCGCAATGACACTCGGCATCGCCACATGCTGATTCGCAAAGGGCTGCTGGTCTGCCTCAGGAACATCACCAACATCAAGCTCGGCAGGAAAGCCTTCATAGAAGCTGATGGCATGAGGATCCTCTACAACTCATCCACT gagTGTCTCCCGGTGCGGACCCTGGATCCTCTGATCAACACTTCCAGTCTCATCATGAGGAAGTGTTTTCCGAAGAACCGCCTGCCTCTGCCCACCATCAAATCGGCCTTCCACTACCACCTGccacatgttcctgctgcagggCCTGTGGCACAGCTGTACAACCAGCCACCTGGGG TGGATGACGTGGTGGACGAAAGTGACGATAACGAGGAGATGGACGCAGACACAGAGAACGATACTGAGAACGAAGAGGATGAGAAGGATGAGTTCTGCGTG AATGACGACATAGAGACAGACCTAAACAAGCTACATCCCAAAAAAAGCCCTGGACGTCCTTTTGAGGAGTTGAGGGTCTATGAGAGGTTCTTCTTGGAGCTTTCTGAAGACTTCCAG GGTTATAAATTTGAATGCTCAAAGAGTGCCTCTACCACATCttcatcgtcatcctcatcatcgGCCTCAACTCAGTCCACTCGGCCCATCATAGTGCCCACAGCTCAAGCCCTGTCCCCGAAGCACGTCCCTGTACTGAGCTCTCAGGAGGATTGCAATCCTACCAAAGGAAAACACTCTCTGCTGTCTTCTTCTGCGCCCGCTCCCGCtgctcctctgactcctctcgaACTGGACACCATCCAGCTCACTAAGGACCAAGACAAAAAAGAGGAGGGCTACATTCCTTCCCCCGACACATGTACGACTTTGTCCTCCCTCACCATGCCTCCTTCTCAAGGGCAGATGATAGAACAGCAACTAGCACACGTGTTGGAGTGTGTCTCCCTAGAAGAGGAGGGAGTCTTGAACGcggaagaaggaggaggaggaaggggagtcAAACAAGACGGATCCCCAGTCAATGCCACGAGACACATAcagtctcctctgctcctgggGGGCATCGCAACTCGTcgtgtgggaggaggaggcagtaACTGGGGTTCAGACTGTGGCTCAGAGGGCACTGAGGATGAGGGAGGTGAAGGAGCAGTTCTGGAGGTGCCAGACACGGCGCTGCTCCTCCCACTGCATGACCCCGACCTTTACGTGGAGATGGTGAAGGGAACACAGTCTGTACCCCATTATGCTGAAGTGGCCTACCCGGACTACTTTGGCCATGTAGCCCCAACCTTTAAGGAGCCCCTCCTGGAGAGAATTTATGGTGTCCAGAG GTCTAAGATTTTCCAGGACATTGAGCGGTTGATTCACCCTAATGATATCCTGGATAAAGTAGTTTACGACCTGGACATCCCGAG TTGTCCTGTGATTGAAGACAGTGGAGAATCCCTGAAGTTCAACTCTCAGTTTGAGTCTGGCAACCTCAGGAAGGCAGTTCAAGTTCGGAA atATGAGTATGACCTTGTGCTGAATTCAGACATCAACAGTAATCACTACCACCAGTGGTTCTACTTTGAGGTGAGCGGCATGCGTGTTGGAACTACCTACCGCTTCAACATCATCAACTGTGAGAAGTCAAACAGCCAGTTCAACTACG gcATGCAGGTGCTGATGTACTCTGTGCAGGAGGCGATCAGTGGCAGGCCTCGCTGGGTCAGAACAGGAACAGACATCTGTTACTACAA GAATCATTTTGCGAGGAGTTCTATTGCTGCTGGTGGTCAGAAAGGGAAATCCTATTATACACAGACCTTCAGCATAAGCTTCAGCCATAAGGATGATGTGTGCTACTTTGCATATCATTACCCTTATACATACTCCACTCTGAAG ATGCACCTGTCCAAGCTGGAGGCTCTGAGGACCCCTCAGATCTACCTGAGACAGGACGTCCTGTGTGAAACTCTGGGGGGAAACAGCTGCCCCCTTGTCACCATCACTGCCATGCCGGAGTCCAACTCCAACGATCACATCTGTCAGTTCA GGAATCGTCCATTGATCTTCCTGTCTGCCAGAGTGCACCCTGGAGAGACCAACGCCAGCTGGGTAATGAAGGGCACGCTGGAGTTCCTGATGGGCACCAGCCCGCTTGCAACCAGCCTGAGAGAGGCCTACATCTTCAAGATAGTCCCCATGCTCAACCCTGATGGGGTTATAAATGGAAA TCATCGTTGTTCTCTGAGTGGAGAGGATTTGAATCGGCAGTGGCAGAACCCCAATCCTGAGCTCCACCCCACGATCTACCACACTAAGAGCCTGCTGCAGTACCTTGCACACTTACAAAGGGCACCACTG GTGTTTTGCGACTACCACGGTCATTCCAGAAAGAAGAACGTGTTCATGTACGGCTGCAGCGTGAAAGAGACGGTGTGGCAGTCCAGTATCACTGCGACATCCAGTGACTTACAGGAGGACCTTGGATACAGg gcGCTTCCTAAGATCCTGTCCCAGATCGCCCCAGCCTTCAGCATGGCGAGCTGTAGTTTTGTTGTGGAGCGCTCCAAAGAGTCAACGGCCCGTGTTGTTGTGTGGAGAGAGATCGGAGTACAACGCAGCTACACCATGGAGAGCACGCTCTGTGGCTGTGACCAGGGCAAATACAAA GGTCTTCAGATCGGCAccaaagagctggaggagatgggAGCTCAGTTCTGTGTGGGCCTactgaggctgaagaggctgaCGGGGCTCCACAACCACCAACACCTGCTGGATTTGGAGAATGACATCATCGGGACACAGTCTAAAGTGGCCAG
- the agtpbp1 gene encoding cytosolic carboxypeptidase 1 isoform X5, with protein sequence MEYHYSRRYCQSAVSSDPPEKSGKEVMSKGSSGMEVILASLENHRDVQTTLNILYILSELLTVGRGRRVGVFVSKGGTGILFQILIAASKELPPSEELMLQLHSLLAKVGPKDRKFGVRARLSGALNVTVNLMKQNLQNSKLLLPCLQVLRVYSSNLVNAISLGKNGVVELMFKVVSPYSKKNTSLLKVALDALGALLKSKTNARRAVDGGHVSVLLALYLDWHRNDTRHRHMLIRKGLLVCLRNITNIKLGRKAFIEADGMRILYNSSTECLPVRTLDPLINTSSLIMRKCFPKNRLPLPTIKSAFHYHLPHVPAAGPVAQLYNQPPGGRKIPQLCSKPLKKVDDVVDESDDNEEMDADTENDTENEEDEKDEFCVNDDIETDLNKLHPKKSPGRPFEELRVYERFFLELSEDFQGYKFECSKSASTTSSSSSSSSASTQSTRPIIVPTAQALSPKHVPVLSSQEDCNPTKGKHSLLSSSAPAPAAPLTPLELDTIQLTKDQDKKEEGYIPSPDTCTTLSSLTMPPSQGQMIEQQLAHVLECVSLEEEGVLNAEEGGGGRGVKQDGSPVNATRHIQSPLLLGGIATRRVGGGGSNWGSDCGSEGTEDEGGEGAVLEVPDTALLLPLHDPDLYVEMVKGTQSVPHYAEVAYPDYFGHVAPTFKEPLLERIYGVQRSKIFQDIERLIHPNDILDKVVYDLDIPSCPVIEDSGESLKFNSQFESGNLRKAVQVRKYEYDLVLNSDINSNHYHQWFYFEVSGMRVGTTYRFNIINCEKSNSQFNYGMQVLMYSVQEAISGRPRWVRTGTDICYYKNHFARSSIAAGGQKGKSYYTQTFSISFSHKDDVCYFAYHYPYTYSTLKMHLSKLEALRTPQIYLRQDVLCETLGGNSCPLVTITAMPESNSNDHICQFRNRPLIFLSARVHPGETNASWVMKGTLEFLMGTSPLATSLREAYIFKIVPMLNPDGVINGNHRCSLSGEDLNRQWQNPNPELHPTIYHTKSLLQYLAHLQRAPLVFCDYHGHSRKKNVFMYGCSVKETVWQSSITATSSDLQEDLGYRALPKILSQIAPAFSMASCSFVVERSKESTARVVVWREIGVQRSYTMESTLCGCDQGKYKGLQIGTKELEEMGAQFCVGLLRLKRLTGLHNHQHLLDLENDIIGTQSKVASSSTTTYVLEEDEPSFLEAIDYSAESNDEDGEPENEHGGEVHDNPDQQDHLSDSETNNRD encoded by the exons ATGGAGTACCACTACTCCAGGAGATACTGTCAATCTGCGGTCTCCTCAGACCCACCAG AGAAGAGCGGAAAAGAGGTGATGTCCAAAGGCTCCAGTGGCATGGAGGTCATCCTGGCTTCACTGGAG AACCACCGGGATGTCCAGACCACTCTGAACATTTTGTACATTCTCAGTGAGCTGCTGACTGTGG GCAGAGGTCGCAGGGTGGGAGTATTTGTGTCTAAAGGAGGAACAGGGATATTATTCCAGATTCTGATAGCTGCCAGTAAAGAGTTGCCTCCCAGTGAGGAACTCATGTTGCAGCTTCACTCACTGCTGGCCAAGGTGGGCCCAAAAG acagaaagttTGGAGTGAGGGCGCGTTTGAGTGGAGCTCTGAACGTCACAGTCAACTTAATGAAACAAAACCTACAGAACAGCAAACTGCTTCTGCCCTGCCTGCAGGTCCTCAGGGTTTACTCTAGTAACT TGGTGAATGCTATTTCTTTGGGCAAGAACGGAGTGGTGGAACTGATGTTCAAAGTCGTCTCGCCGTACAGCAAAAAGAACACCAGCCTGCTCAA AGTCGCCCTGGATGCACTGGGAGCACTGCTTAAATCCA AAACAAATGCCCGTCGTGCAGTTGATGGTGGACACGTGTCCGTCTTGCTGGCTCTGTACCTGGACTGGCATCGCAATGACACTCGGCATCGCCACATGCTGATTCGCAAAGGGCTGCTGGTCTGCCTCAGGAACATCACCAACATCAAGCTCGGCAGGAAAGCCTTCATAGAAGCTGATGGCATGAGGATCCTCTACAACTCATCCACT gagTGTCTCCCGGTGCGGACCCTGGATCCTCTGATCAACACTTCCAGTCTCATCATGAGGAAGTGTTTTCCGAAGAACCGCCTGCCTCTGCCCACCATCAAATCGGCCTTCCACTACCACCTGccacatgttcctgctgcagggCCTGTGGCACAGCTGTACAACCAGCCACCTGGGG GAAGAAAGAttcctcagctctgcagcaagCCCTTAAAGAAGG TGGATGACGTGGTGGACGAAAGTGACGATAACGAGGAGATGGACGCAGACACAGAGAACGATACTGAGAACGAAGAGGATGAGAAGGATGAGTTCTGCGTG AATGACGACATAGAGACAGACCTAAACAAGCTACATCCCAAAAAAAGCCCTGGACGTCCTTTTGAGGAGTTGAGGGTCTATGAGAGGTTCTTCTTGGAGCTTTCTGAAGACTTCCAG GGTTATAAATTTGAATGCTCAAAGAGTGCCTCTACCACATCttcatcgtcatcctcatcatcgGCCTCAACTCAGTCCACTCGGCCCATCATAGTGCCCACAGCTCAAGCCCTGTCCCCGAAGCACGTCCCTGTACTGAGCTCTCAGGAGGATTGCAATCCTACCAAAGGAAAACACTCTCTGCTGTCTTCTTCTGCGCCCGCTCCCGCtgctcctctgactcctctcgaACTGGACACCATCCAGCTCACTAAGGACCAAGACAAAAAAGAGGAGGGCTACATTCCTTCCCCCGACACATGTACGACTTTGTCCTCCCTCACCATGCCTCCTTCTCAAGGGCAGATGATAGAACAGCAACTAGCACACGTGTTGGAGTGTGTCTCCCTAGAAGAGGAGGGAGTCTTGAACGcggaagaaggaggaggaggaaggggagtcAAACAAGACGGATCCCCAGTCAATGCCACGAGACACATAcagtctcctctgctcctgggGGGCATCGCAACTCGTcgtgtgggaggaggaggcagtaACTGGGGTTCAGACTGTGGCTCAGAGGGCACTGAGGATGAGGGAGGTGAAGGAGCAGTTCTGGAGGTGCCAGACACGGCGCTGCTCCTCCCACTGCATGACCCCGACCTTTACGTGGAGATGGTGAAGGGAACACAGTCTGTACCCCATTATGCTGAAGTGGCCTACCCGGACTACTTTGGCCATGTAGCCCCAACCTTTAAGGAGCCCCTCCTGGAGAGAATTTATGGTGTCCAGAG GTCTAAGATTTTCCAGGACATTGAGCGGTTGATTCACCCTAATGATATCCTGGATAAAGTAGTTTACGACCTGGACATCCCGAG TTGTCCTGTGATTGAAGACAGTGGAGAATCCCTGAAGTTCAACTCTCAGTTTGAGTCTGGCAACCTCAGGAAGGCAGTTCAAGTTCGGAA atATGAGTATGACCTTGTGCTGAATTCAGACATCAACAGTAATCACTACCACCAGTGGTTCTACTTTGAGGTGAGCGGCATGCGTGTTGGAACTACCTACCGCTTCAACATCATCAACTGTGAGAAGTCAAACAGCCAGTTCAACTACG gcATGCAGGTGCTGATGTACTCTGTGCAGGAGGCGATCAGTGGCAGGCCTCGCTGGGTCAGAACAGGAACAGACATCTGTTACTACAA GAATCATTTTGCGAGGAGTTCTATTGCTGCTGGTGGTCAGAAAGGGAAATCCTATTATACACAGACCTTCAGCATAAGCTTCAGCCATAAGGATGATGTGTGCTACTTTGCATATCATTACCCTTATACATACTCCACTCTGAAG ATGCACCTGTCCAAGCTGGAGGCTCTGAGGACCCCTCAGATCTACCTGAGACAGGACGTCCTGTGTGAAACTCTGGGGGGAAACAGCTGCCCCCTTGTCACCATCACTGCCATGCCGGAGTCCAACTCCAACGATCACATCTGTCAGTTCA GGAATCGTCCATTGATCTTCCTGTCTGCCAGAGTGCACCCTGGAGAGACCAACGCCAGCTGGGTAATGAAGGGCACGCTGGAGTTCCTGATGGGCACCAGCCCGCTTGCAACCAGCCTGAGAGAGGCCTACATCTTCAAGATAGTCCCCATGCTCAACCCTGATGGGGTTATAAATGGAAA TCATCGTTGTTCTCTGAGTGGAGAGGATTTGAATCGGCAGTGGCAGAACCCCAATCCTGAGCTCCACCCCACGATCTACCACACTAAGAGCCTGCTGCAGTACCTTGCACACTTACAAAGGGCACCACTG GTGTTTTGCGACTACCACGGTCATTCCAGAAAGAAGAACGTGTTCATGTACGGCTGCAGCGTGAAAGAGACGGTGTGGCAGTCCAGTATCACTGCGACATCCAGTGACTTACAGGAGGACCTTGGATACAGg gcGCTTCCTAAGATCCTGTCCCAGATCGCCCCAGCCTTCAGCATGGCGAGCTGTAGTTTTGTTGTGGAGCGCTCCAAAGAGTCAACGGCCCGTGTTGTTGTGTGGAGAGAGATCGGAGTACAACGCAGCTACACCATGGAGAGCACGCTCTGTGGCTGTGACCAGGGCAAATACAAA GGTCTTCAGATCGGCAccaaagagctggaggagatgggAGCTCAGTTCTGTGTGGGCCTactgaggctgaagaggctgaCGGGGCTCCACAACCACCAACACCTGCTGGATTTGGAGAATGACATCATCGGGACACAGTCTAAAGTGGCCAG